The following are encoded in a window of Echeneis naucrates chromosome 19, fEcheNa1.1, whole genome shotgun sequence genomic DNA:
- the LOC115059803 gene encoding dnaJ homolog subfamily C member 7-like isoform X1 yields the protein MAAVDIDVPVETEPKIHNQQDLERQAEGFKEQGNALYSKKDYSEAFNYYTKAIDTCPKNASYYGNRAATLMMLCRFREALEDSQQAVRLDDCFMKGHLREGKCHLSLGNAMAASRCFEKVLEMEPCNKEAQQENKNAATLLEYERMADFGFEKRDFRKVVYCMDRALALASACHRFKILKAECLALLGRYPEAQSVASDILRMDSTNADALYVRGLCLYYEDCIDKAVQFFVQALRMAPDHEKARLACRNAKALKAKKEEGNQAFKNNNYEAAYQLYSEALMIDPNNIKTNAKLYCNRATAGAKLKKLNQAIEDCTSAIKLDDTYIKAYLRRAQCYMDTEQYEEAVRDYEKVYQTEKTSDHKHLLKTAQLQLKKSKRKDYYKVLGVGKNATEDEIKKAYRKRALMHHPDRHSAATLEVQKEEEKKFKEVGEAFTVLSDPKKKIRYDNGHDLDDDGGFDGGDFDANNIFRAFFGGHGGGFSFDSSPDSGPGNFFFQFG from the exons atggctgctgtTGACATCGACGTGCCGGTGGAAACAGAGCCTAAAATCCACAACCAGCAGGACCTGGAACG TCAAGCTGAAGGCTTCAAAGAGCAAGGGAATGCACTCTACAGCAAGAAAGATTACTCTGAGGCTTTCAACTATTATACTAAGGCCATCG ATACTTGCCCCAAAAATGCAAGTTATTATGGCAACAGGGCAGCCACCCTAATGATGCTATGTCGCTTTCGAGAGGCCCTTGAAGATTCTCAACAGGCTGTGCGGCTTGATGACTGCTTCATGAAG GGGCATCTTCGTGAGGGCAAGTGTCACCTGTCTTTGGGGAATGCCATGGCGGCTAGTCGCTGCTTTGAAAAGGTTCTGGAGATGGAGCCCTGCAACAAAGAGGCCCAACAGGAA AATAAGAATGCAGCGACTCTACTGGAGTATGAGCGAATGGCAGATTTTGGCTTTGAGAAGCGCGATTTCAGAAAG GTGGTTTACTGTATGGATCGGGCCTTAGCTTTGGCTTCTGCATGCCACCGCTTCAAAATCCTTAAGGCTGAGTGTCTGGCTCTGTTGGGACGTTATCCAGAAGCTCAGTCTGTGGCAAG TGATATCCTGCGAATGGATTCCACAAATGCAGACGCACTGTACGTTCGAGGCCTGTGTCTTTACTACGAAGACTGCATTGATAAAGCTGTACAGTTCTTTGTCCAGGCTCTGCGTATGGCACCTGACCACGAGAAGGCCCGGTTAGCCTGCAGG AATGCCAAAGCCCTCAAAGCCAAGAAGGAGGAGGGCAACCAGGCATTCAAGAACAACAACTATGAAGCTGCCTACCAGCTGTATTCTGAAGCCCTGATGATAGACCCCAACAATATCAAGACTAACGCTAAACTTTACTGCAACAGAGCCACGGCAGGAGCGAAG CTGAAGAAGCTAAATCAAGCCATTGAAGACTGTACCAGTGCAATAAAACTAGATGACACTTACATCAAGGCCTATTTAAGAAGAGCTCAGTG TTACATGGACACAGAACAGTATGAAGAGGCTGTGCGGGACTATGAAAAGGTTTACCAGACAGAAAAAACTTCAG ATCACAAGCATTTGCTGAAAACAGcccagctgcagctgaaaaagagCAAGAGGAAAGATTACTACAAGGTACTTGGGGTTGGCAAGAACGCCACTGAGGATGAGATCAAAAAAGCGTACCGCAAGCGAGCCCTCATGCACCACCCAG ACCGACACAGTGCAGCAACTCTGGAGGtgcaaaaagaggaagaaaagaaattcaagGAAGTGGGCGAGGCCTTCACTGTGCTCTCCGACCCAAAGAAGAAGATCCGCTATGACAATGGGCACGATTTGGATGATGATGGTGGCTTTGATGGTGGAG ATTTTGATGCAAACAACATCTTCAGGGCTTTCTTTGGTGGCCACGGTGGAGGATTTAGTTTTGATTCCAGTCCAG actCAGGGCCTGGAAATTTCTTCTTCCAATTTGGCTAA
- the LOC115059803 gene encoding dnaJ homolog subfamily C member 7-like isoform X2, whose product MAAVDIDVPVETEPKIHNQQDLERQAEGFKEQGNALYSKKDYSEAFNYYTKAIDTCPKNASYYGNRAATLMMLCRFREALEDSQQAVRLDDCFMKGHLREGKCHLSLGNAMAASRCFEKVLEMEPCNKEAQQENKNAATLLEYERMADFGFEKRDFRKVVYCMDRALALASACHRFKILKAECLALLGRYPEAQSVASDILRMDSTNADALYVRGLCLYYEDCIDKAVQFFVQALRMAPDHEKARLACRNAKALKAKKEEGNQAFKNNNYEAAYQLYSEALMIDPNNIKTNAKLYCNRATAGAKLKKLNQAIEDCTSAIKLDDTYIKAYLRRAQCYMDTEQYEEAVRDYEKVYQTEKTSDHKHLLKTAQLQLKKSKRKDYYKVLGVGKNATEDEIKKAYRKRALMHHPDRHSAATLEVQKEEEKKFKEVGEAFTVLSDPKKKIRYDNGHDLDDDGGFDGGDFDANNIFRAFFGGHGGGFSFDSNSGPGNFFFQFG is encoded by the exons atggctgctgtTGACATCGACGTGCCGGTGGAAACAGAGCCTAAAATCCACAACCAGCAGGACCTGGAACG TCAAGCTGAAGGCTTCAAAGAGCAAGGGAATGCACTCTACAGCAAGAAAGATTACTCTGAGGCTTTCAACTATTATACTAAGGCCATCG ATACTTGCCCCAAAAATGCAAGTTATTATGGCAACAGGGCAGCCACCCTAATGATGCTATGTCGCTTTCGAGAGGCCCTTGAAGATTCTCAACAGGCTGTGCGGCTTGATGACTGCTTCATGAAG GGGCATCTTCGTGAGGGCAAGTGTCACCTGTCTTTGGGGAATGCCATGGCGGCTAGTCGCTGCTTTGAAAAGGTTCTGGAGATGGAGCCCTGCAACAAAGAGGCCCAACAGGAA AATAAGAATGCAGCGACTCTACTGGAGTATGAGCGAATGGCAGATTTTGGCTTTGAGAAGCGCGATTTCAGAAAG GTGGTTTACTGTATGGATCGGGCCTTAGCTTTGGCTTCTGCATGCCACCGCTTCAAAATCCTTAAGGCTGAGTGTCTGGCTCTGTTGGGACGTTATCCAGAAGCTCAGTCTGTGGCAAG TGATATCCTGCGAATGGATTCCACAAATGCAGACGCACTGTACGTTCGAGGCCTGTGTCTTTACTACGAAGACTGCATTGATAAAGCTGTACAGTTCTTTGTCCAGGCTCTGCGTATGGCACCTGACCACGAGAAGGCCCGGTTAGCCTGCAGG AATGCCAAAGCCCTCAAAGCCAAGAAGGAGGAGGGCAACCAGGCATTCAAGAACAACAACTATGAAGCTGCCTACCAGCTGTATTCTGAAGCCCTGATGATAGACCCCAACAATATCAAGACTAACGCTAAACTTTACTGCAACAGAGCCACGGCAGGAGCGAAG CTGAAGAAGCTAAATCAAGCCATTGAAGACTGTACCAGTGCAATAAAACTAGATGACACTTACATCAAGGCCTATTTAAGAAGAGCTCAGTG TTACATGGACACAGAACAGTATGAAGAGGCTGTGCGGGACTATGAAAAGGTTTACCAGACAGAAAAAACTTCAG ATCACAAGCATTTGCTGAAAACAGcccagctgcagctgaaaaagagCAAGAGGAAAGATTACTACAAGGTACTTGGGGTTGGCAAGAACGCCACTGAGGATGAGATCAAAAAAGCGTACCGCAAGCGAGCCCTCATGCACCACCCAG ACCGACACAGTGCAGCAACTCTGGAGGtgcaaaaagaggaagaaaagaaattcaagGAAGTGGGCGAGGCCTTCACTGTGCTCTCCGACCCAAAGAAGAAGATCCGCTATGACAATGGGCACGATTTGGATGATGATGGTGGCTTTGATGGTGGAG ATTTTGATGCAAACAACATCTTCAGGGCTTTCTTTGGTGGCCACGGTGGAGGATTTAGTTTTGATTCCA actCAGGGCCTGGAAATTTCTTCTTCCAATTTGGCTAA